One region of Glycine max cultivar Williams 82 chromosome 9, Glycine_max_v4.0, whole genome shotgun sequence genomic DNA includes:
- the LOC100813909 gene encoding eukaryotic translation initiation factor 6-2 isoform X2, which translates to MATRLQFENNCEVGVFSKLTNAYCLVAIGGSESFYSVFEAELADVIPVVKTSIGGTRIIGRLCAGNKNGLLLPHTTTDQELQQLRNSLPDQVVVQRIDERLSALGNCIACNDHVALTHTDLDRETEEMIADVLGVEVFRQTIAGNILVGSYCAFSNRGGLVHPHTSIEDLDELSTLLQVPLVAGTVNRGSEVIAAGMTVNDWTAFCGSDTTATELSVIESVFKLREAQPSAIVDEMRKSLIDTYV; encoded by the exons ATGGCAACTA GACTTcagtttgaaaataattgtgAAGTTGGAGTCTTCTCTAAACTCACCAATGCTTACTGTTTGGTTGCGATTGGAGGTTCTGAAAGCTTCTACAG TGTATTTGAAGCTGAGTTAGCAGATGTTATCCCTGTGGTCAAGACATCCATTGGTGGTACTCGTATCATTGGTCGTCTTTGTGCTG GAAACAAGAATGGGCTTCTCTTGCCCCATACCACCACAGACCAAG AGCTTCAACAATTGAGAAACAGTCTACCTGATCAAGTTGTTGTTCAGCGAATAGATGAAAGATTATCTGCTCTGGGAAATTGTATCGCATGTAATGACCATGTGGCCCTCACACACACTGATCTTGACAGG GAGACTGAAGAGATGATTGCAGATGTTCTTGGAGTAGAAGTTTTCAGGCAGACCATTGCTGGTAATATTCTTGTTGGTAGTTACTGTGCCTTCTCCAACAGAGGTGGCTTG GTTCACCCTCATACTTCCATAGAAGACTTGGATGAACTTTCTACACTTCTTCAGGTTCCTTTGGTGGCTGGGACCGTGAACCGGGGTAGTGAAGTAATAGCGGCTGGAATGACAGTTAATGATTGGACCGCATTTTGTGGTTCCGACACCACCGCAACGGAGCTATCTGTGATTGAGAGTGTTTTCAAGCTGAGAGAAGCACAGCCTAGTGCAATTGTGGATGAGATGAGGAAATCCCTCATTGATACCTATGTCTGA
- the LOC100813909 gene encoding eukaryotic translation initiation factor 6-2 isoform X1 has product MLFNVSITLWSSLVEIFFTFKINILNDYGFPAGLQFENNCEVGVFSKLTNAYCLVAIGGSESFYSVFEAELADVIPVVKTSIGGTRIIGRLCAGNKNGLLLPHTTTDQELQQLRNSLPDQVVVQRIDERLSALGNCIACNDHVALTHTDLDRETEEMIADVLGVEVFRQTIAGNILVGSYCAFSNRGGLVHPHTSIEDLDELSTLLQVPLVAGTVNRGSEVIAAGMTVNDWTAFCGSDTTATELSVIESVFKLREAQPSAIVDEMRKSLIDTYV; this is encoded by the exons ATGTTGTTTAATGTTTCTATTACTTTATGGTCTTCTTTGGTGGagatcttttttacttttaaaattaatatattaaatgacTATGGATTTCCTGCAGGACTTcagtttgaaaataattgtgAAGTTGGAGTCTTCTCTAAACTCACCAATGCTTACTGTTTGGTTGCGATTGGAGGTTCTGAAAGCTTCTACAG TGTATTTGAAGCTGAGTTAGCAGATGTTATCCCTGTGGTCAAGACATCCATTGGTGGTACTCGTATCATTGGTCGTCTTTGTGCTG GAAACAAGAATGGGCTTCTCTTGCCCCATACCACCACAGACCAAG AGCTTCAACAATTGAGAAACAGTCTACCTGATCAAGTTGTTGTTCAGCGAATAGATGAAAGATTATCTGCTCTGGGAAATTGTATCGCATGTAATGACCATGTGGCCCTCACACACACTGATCTTGACAGG GAGACTGAAGAGATGATTGCAGATGTTCTTGGAGTAGAAGTTTTCAGGCAGACCATTGCTGGTAATATTCTTGTTGGTAGTTACTGTGCCTTCTCCAACAGAGGTGGCTTG GTTCACCCTCATACTTCCATAGAAGACTTGGATGAACTTTCTACACTTCTTCAGGTTCCTTTGGTGGCTGGGACCGTGAACCGGGGTAGTGAAGTAATAGCGGCTGGAATGACAGTTAATGATTGGACCGCATTTTGTGGTTCCGACACCACCGCAACGGAGCTATCTGTGATTGAGAGTGTTTTCAAGCTGAGAGAAGCACAGCCTAGTGCAATTGTGGATGAGATGAGGAAATCCCTCATTGATACCTATGTCTGA
- the LOC100813370 gene encoding T-complex protein 1 subunit gamma — protein sequence MHAPVLVLKDSLKRESGSKVRYAIIQAAKAVADVVRTTLGPRSMLKMLLDAQGGIVVTNDGNAILRELDLAHPAAKSMIELSRTQDEEVGDGTTSVIILAGEMLHVADAFIDKIHPTVICRAYNKALEDAIAVLDKIAMPIDAQDRGIMLGLVKSCIGTKFTGQFGDLIADLAIDATTTVGVEIGQGLRDVDIKNYIKVEKVPGGQLEDSRVLKGVMINKDVVAPGKMRRRIVNPHIILLDSPLEYKKGENQTNAELLKEEDWSLLLKMEEEYIEELCMQILKFKPDLVITEKGLSDLATHYLSKHGVSAIRRLRKTDNNRIAKACGAVIVNRPDELQESDVGTGAGLFEVKKIGDEYFAYIVDCKEPKACTVLLRGASKDLLNEVERNLQDAMSVARNIIKNPKLVPGGGATELTVSAALKQKSSSIEGIEKWPYEAAALAFEAIPRTLAQNCGVNVIRTMTALQGKHANGENAWIGIDGNTGSITDMKERKIWDAYNVKAQAFKTAIEAACMLLRIDDIVSGIKKKQAPGAAPSKPKVETEADADSEQILPD from the exons ATGCACGCTCCAGTTCTAGTTCTCA AGGACTCTTTGAAACGAGAGTCTGGATCTAAGGTCCGCTATGCTATTATTCAGGCGGCAAAG GCTGTTGCTGATGTAGTCCGAACAACATTGGGACCTAGGTCCATGCTAAAAATGCTTCTTGATGCTCAAGGAG GAATTGTGGTTACCAATGATGGGAATGCTATCTTACGTGAATTAGACCTTGCTCATCCTGCTGCAAAG TCTATGATTGAGTTAAGTCGCACCCAAGATGAAGAAGTCGGAGATGGAACGACATCTGTCATCATTCTTG CTGGTGAGATGCTTCATGTCGCCGATGCATTCATTGACAAAATTCACCCTACAGTTATTTGCCGAG CATATAACAAAGCTTTGGAGGATGCTATTGCTGTCCTTGACAAAATTGCAATGCCTATTGATGCTCAGGATC GAGGTATAATGCTGGGGCTAGTAAAAAGCTGCATAGGTACCAAATTCACAGGTCAATTTGGGGATTTAATTGCT GACTTAGCTATTGATGCTACTACAACAGTAGGTGTTGAGATTGGCCAAGGTTTGAGAGATGtagatattaaaaattatattaaagttgAGAAGGTCCCAGGTGGGCAGCTGGAGGATTCGAGAGTTCTCAAGGGAGTCATGATAAACAAAGATGTGGTTGCCCCTGGCAAAATGAGGAGAAGGATTGTTAACCCACACatcattcttcttgattctccCCTTGAGTATAAAAAGGGTGAAAACCAAACAAATGCCGAACTGCTCAAAGAAGAAGACTGGAGTCTCTTATTGAAGATGGAAGAAGAATATATTGAGGAGCTATGCATGCAGATATTGAAGTTTAAACCGGACTTGGTAATCACAGAGAAGGGTCTGAGTGATTTGGCAACCCATTATCTCAGCAAGCATGGAGTTAGTGCAATCAGGAGGCTGAGGAAAACTGATAATAATAGAATTGCAAAGGCTTGTGGTGCTGTTATTGTGAACAGACCAGATGAATTGCAGGAGTCTGATGTTGGTACTGGTGCTGGGTTATTTGAGGTTAAGAAAATTGGAGATGAGTACTTTGCATATATTGTTGATTGCAAAGAACCCAAGGCTTGTACTGTTCTACTAAGGGGTGCTAGTAAGGATCTATTAAATGAAGTTGAAAGAAACCTACAG GATGCCATGTCTGTTGCAAGGAACATTATAAAAAATCCTAAACTTGTTCCTGGAGGCGGTGCTACAGAGTTGACGGTGTCGGCTGCCTTGAAACAAAAGAGTTCATCTATTGAGGGCATAGAGAAG TGGCCTTATGAAGCTGCTGCCCTAGCTTTTGAAGCCATACCACGAACTTTGGCTCAAAATTGTGGAGTAAATGTCATCCGGACTATGACTGCTCTACAAGGAAAA CATGCAAATGGAGAAAATGCATGGATTGGTATAGATGGAAATACTGGCAGTATCACTGACATGAAAGAGCGCAAG ATTTGGGATGCCTACAATGTGAAGGCACAAGCATTTAAGACTGCCATTGAAGCCGCTTGTATGCTTCTGAGGATTGATGATATAGTGAGTGGGATCAAGAAGAAGCAAGCCCCTGGAGCTGctccttcaaaacccaaggttGAGACCGAGGCAGATGCTGACAGTGAGCAAATCCTTCCTGACTGA
- the LOC100779294 gene encoding uncharacterized protein At5g08430, whose protein sequence is MIGRMGDEPRAGSFWTEEINEAVPTPMRRKRKYRTKKKEYQGWGSTSLIWFLESIGRDTSTKIAQSEVANIVMEYVKQHNLFHKTKKKRIECDERLHSLFGRKTISRLKINDLLESHFKENCEESSDGVFFDSEDDENALTACETPRTAPSERKSQPKKPVFEKPRSCFAAIVPANIKLVYMKRSLVMDLLKDPETFETKVVGSFIRIRCDPNDYLQKNSHQLLQVTGTKKSSEVNGEIHLQVSGFIKDIRIQMLSDDNFSEEECENLHQRVKDGLVKRPMIVDMEQTARVLHEDMIKHWLAREFILLQNLIDRANEKGWRRELDEYLRRREKLQSPDEQERLLREFPQVIADEQESESTTPDVLDKNVENNLQEFWQATYTKSSSVTEVPNEVANSKLDIADLVKQQSNSPKSIPILHRAPEVPLLDMTNNSTMLNCISRDTIEHQSRGLSVQLPPEQHTVFAYKNYMSKPGDSQALPDKQMWSPQIQVIRLSNGLSVRQSPEQQTDIAYKNDMSKPANSHEAKISQALPDKQMWSSQIRAIRLSDGLPVQQSPEQQTDFAYKNGTSKPAESQEEKISQALPNKQIRPAQLEFIELSDDLSVQQPPEQQTNFTYKNDMSKPANSHEAKISQALPDKQMWSSQIRAIRLSDGLPVQQSPEQQTDFAYKNGPSKPAKSQEEKISQALPNKQIRPSQLEFIELSDDLSVQQPPEQQTNFTYKNDMSKPSELHEVKISQALPNKQMLQSQLDVIELSDGLPVQQPPEQQISFAYNNGTSKPAESHEAKISQALPNKQIQSSQIQVIELSDDDEDEENKKQSTTKLVPAVQLDTLMWHYRDPTGNVQGPFSLISLKRWSDAGYFPRGFKVWQSGNRQDEDVLLVNILAQFAQFFPF, encoded by the exons ATGATAGGAAGGATGGGTGATGAACCTCGTGCTGGTTCTTTCTGGACGGAGGAAATTAATGAGGCGGTTCCGACCCCCatgagaaggaaaaggaaatacaggacaaagaaaaaggaatatcAAGGATGGGGATCAACTTCCCTTATTTGGTTTCTCGAATCCATCGGTAGAGATACGAGCACCAAGATAGCTCAAAGTGAGGTTGCAAATATTGTAATGGAGTATGTTAAGCAGCACAACCTCTTTCACAAGACGAAAAAGAAGCGAATTGAGTGTGATGAGAGGCTTCATTCGCTGTTTGGGAGGAAGACCATTAGCCGGTTGAAAATCAATGACCTGCTAGAGTCACACTTTAAGGAGAACTGTGAGGAGTCCTCTGATGGCGTTTTCTTTGACTCAGAAGATGATGAGAATGCCTTGACAGCTTGTGAAACCCCGAGAACAGCACCTTCCGAGAGGAAGAGCCAACCAAAgaaaccagtttttgaaaaaccaaggAGCTGTTTTGCTGCCATTGTTCCTGCCAACATCAAGCTTGTTTATATGAAGAGGAGTCTAGTTATGGACCTTTTAAAGGACCCTGAAACTTTTGAGACTAAAGTTGTTGGAAGCTTCATAAGAATCAGATGTGACCCTAATGATTACCTTCAGAAAAACTCACACCAGCTTTTGCAAGTCACAG GTACGAAGAAGAGTTCTGAAGTAAATGGGGAAATTCACCTTCAAGTTTCTGGTTTCATTAAAGATATCAGGATTCAAATGCTTTCAGATGATAATTTCTCTGAG GAGGAGTGTGAGAATTTGCACCAAAGAGTAAAAGATGGCTTGGTCAAGAGACCTATGATT GTGGATATGGAGCAGACAGCTAGAGTATTGCATGAGGATATGATTAAGCAT TGGCTTGCAAGAGAATTTATTCTGCTACAAAATCTTATTGATCGAGCTAATGAAAAGGGTTGGCGCAGAGA ACTGGATGAGTACCTACGAAGAAGGGAGAAGCTTCAGAGTCCTGATGAGCAGGAACGGTTATTACGTGAATTTCCTCAAGTTATTGCAGATGAGCAAGAATCAGAATCTACAACACCAGATGTTCTAGATAAAAACGTAGAAAACAATTTACAGGAGTTCTGGCAGGCTACATATACAAAATCATCTTCAGTGACCGAGGTCCCAAATGAAGTTGCAAATTCAAAATTGGATATTGCTGATCTTGTAAAACAACAAAGCAATTCACCAAAGTCAATTCCCATTCTCCACAGAGCACCAGAAGTTCCTCTTTTGGATATGACAAATAATAGCACTATGTTGAATTGCATTTCTCGAGACACCATAG AGCACCAGTCCCGTGGCTTATCTGTCCAACTGCCACCAGAGCAACATACAGTCTTTGCATATAAGAATTACATGTCTAAGCCCGGTGATTCACAAGCACTTCCCGACAAGCAGATGTGGTCGCCTCAGATTCAGGTTATAAGGCTAAGCAATGGCTTATCAGTCCGACAGTCGCCAGAGCAACAAACAGACATTGCATATAAGAATGACATGTCTAAGCCAGCCAATTCACATGAAGCGAAAATCTCTCAAGCACTGCCTGACAAACAGATGTGGTCATCTCAGATTCGAGCTATAAGGCTAAGTGATGGCTTACCTGTCCAACAGTCACCAGAGCAACAAACAGATTTTGCATATAAGAATGGAACATCTAAGCCAGCCGAATCACAGGAAGAAAAGATCTCTCAAGCACTGCCCAACAAACAGATACGGCCAGCTCAGCTTGAGTTTATAGAGCTAAGTGATGACTTATCTGTCCAACAGCCTCCAGAGCAACAAACAAACTTCACATATAAGAATGACATGTCTAAGCCAGCCAATTCACATGAAGCGAAAATCTCTCAAGCACTGCCTGACAAACAGATGTGGTCATCTCAGATTCGAGCTATAAGGCTAAGTGATGGTTTACCTGTCCAACAGTCACCAGAGCAACAAACAGATTTTGCATATAAGAATGGACCATCTAAGCCAGCCAAATCACAGGAAGAGAAGATCTCTCAAGCACTGCCCAACAAACAGATACGGCCATCTCAGCTTGAGTTTATAGAGCTAAGTGATGACTTATCTGTCCAACAGCCTCCAGAGCAACAAACAAACTTCACATATAAGAATGACATGTCTAAGCCATCCGAATTGCATGAAGTGAAGATCTCTCAAGCACTGCCCAACAAACAGATGCTGCAATCGCAGCTCGATGTTATAGAGCTAAGTGATGGCTTACCTGTTCAGCAGCCGCCAGAGCAACAAATAAGTTTTGCATATAATAATGGCACGTCTAAGCCAGCTGAATCGCATGAAGCGAAAATCTCTCAAGCACTGCCCAACAAACAAATACAGTCATCTCAGATTCAAGTTATAGAGCTaagtgatgatgatgaagatgaagaaaataaaaaacaaagtacTACAAAACTGGTTCCTGCTGTGCAGTTGGATACCTTGATGTGGCATTACAGAGATCCAACGGGAAATGTACAAGGACCATTTTCCTTGATTTCTCTAAAACGTTGGAGTGATGCTGGCTACTTTCCTCGAGGTTTCAAGGTCTGGCAGTCAGGTAATAGGCAGGATGAAGATGTATTACTGGTGAACATACTAGCACAATTTGCCCAATTTTTCCCCTTTTAA